In Leguminivora glycinivorella isolate SPB_JAAS2020 chromosome 17, LegGlyc_1.1, whole genome shotgun sequence, the DNA window tccggcttcatcatcagatcctgggtaccatcacctcttgtcaaagatcttgttgaggtgaatcaaacgagcccaaacacgaaatggtttcaagacctgattgatgagaactcatgactaccttccggcttcatcatcagatcctgggtaccatcacctcttgtcaaagatcttgttgaggtgaatcaaacgagcccaaacacgaaatggtttcaagatttggttgatgagaactcatgactaccatctgacttcatcatcagatcctgagtaccatctattgtcaaagattttgttgagacgagtcagtaacctaaaatgatattcaataataaataatacttactaaaaatattagtcaagttaattagttagttaccaaagtcgtcaacccaaggatcaaagttttcggtcgcagtatacatgcaacagtacagccaaacacgcacacaagtgcggttttggacacggcgggtgccgcacacaatgacaaaataacttcgcgatcgtcgagccgcgtgcggagcggactaacatacgtcctgcctctacaagctctgccgcggtactgacatcgcaagcgcgcgtaaccggtaataaggaggcatttttaaaaaatcgtcaaaaatattaaattgcaattaatagaaaacttttgcataaaatctgtttgagtaagcgttgcagattatttttatattaaaactacttcaaaaacacgtaagttttcgaagaaattgacacttattctgaggtgatttctgaaacaaattggattcatcatatcctcatttactctattctaaagccttataacaaagaagtagtctcagaagattgtagtacaggatatacataatacaaatttaccacttgaagcattcaaaactatccaaattttacaaattagacggactaagtcagcacttttcgcgggttttcctaaacatgcaccagaaaaaaaaatcataattaattaagtgagttagtttttaaaaatccagtctcacaacatgtaagttaagaagatgtcctaatcgaatcctgaacttaataagtcttttagatgacggaaagtgtagcattttgccgactaaaactatcaattttacattattacgacgttttcgttgaatgccctcttaaaagTTTTGAACCTCAGGTTTGACAATTTGATTCATAAATGTGCTAAAATTTTCAAATGGGTATTAAATATTAACGCCagcaaatattaatatatcaaCCAAAGGTATAGTCgaatgcgttatcccggcattcgccacggcatatgagagcctggggtccgcttggacaactaatcctaagatttggcgtaggtactagttttgcGAAAGCGACTGGCATGACCAACCCGAAGGGAAATTAGGCCTTATTACGATTAatccgatttcctcacgatattttccttcaccgaaaatcgACTAACATaatttcaaatgacatttctcacATAACTTCCAAAAAATTCATTGATACGACGGGACCCGCGATTTCCGGATTGAATGTCTCACGCTCTTACCACCGCCTTAAGATTCTGaccttaaacatttttttattaaacaatCCCaaattacattaggtacttgAAAACGTTTGAAACGTTAACATAACTGAATCAGGCGGTTGCACTCGCAATTTCTCATCTACAAGTAGGGTAGAATATAATATACGTCTGGTGACTTTTTAATGATTTCATCAACCAAGGTGatcagacacatcatcgtcacgtagCACGACTATGGATTACTATGGATATTTTGTAcaaaaaatttaacgaacgctttaacggtgacagacgattTGATGCAACCCGCCCTGTCTTTAATGCTTCGTCTATTAGTTGAGGTGATCTGTGACCTAACGTTAGTAAACGTTTATTATCTATGCATATTTTGTACAAAACATAGTGTCACTTGGAATTTATTGGAAAACActgaggttttttataatagatggcatatgcactgtgattacaataTTCGACTTCTCTATAATTTATCCATATAAATGAGAGtaaataaaacacataatatttactataaatatgttttattgAGGATTCAGGTGTGGACCtaaatattacaataaaaaattacaaaattcgtGCTTAATTAGCAACCTGACcaatattaaaaacatatttatatatatatttgaataaaaatatatcacaatcAGAAGTTTCTATCatttatcataatattcataatttgaACAATATAGTTCTCAGCTTTGTTCCACTTTCAGCGTTATTacggtttttttcaaaatcgtaATAACAGAATCCTTAAACTTATGttatatctgtctgtctgtccgtgtgtccgtctgtctgtacttagtaacgattttatttcattcattcaaGATCCGTACCTACGTTTTCATGCAATGTCTAGCTCGTCACGCGCTTAGTTTTTAATCTCAAAGATACTAGCAGTACTAGCACacatataaatatttctattataTTTAGCTCATTACATCTAGTCTACATTTCATCAAAAAATGACGAAACGTGAACGTTTCGGTAGTCTCATCTTGAAACGTGATTTTAAACAGCGCTCCAAGTGGCTAGTTTTGGAAACACAATTTCATTCCAAAACCAAACGTTACATCGAATAAAATTAACTCAGCCgccctagccaaagtgacagtcGTTGATGCTACGCGGCGATCATaacgcattttattttattttattttattttattttattttattttattttattttattataaacgaCACACCAACAGTACATAAACAATGCAAAGAATATAATGTGACAATAGAGGACACCCATAATATTTATGCACCAATAACAGGCGTGCAGCAACATTCAAGCAGTTCGAGGCTTTTACACTACTACCTAgctaaaatatattacaaactataattAAGTATACCTAATGATTACAATTTAGCAAGTGATTACATGcagttaaaaaagaaaaaaaaaactactaattTACTTCAAGAATTATAGCCGTTTCTCGAGTATTCGGCATTTTAAACTTTGTATAGAATCACTAAacattctggctctgtcgcgccaccaCAGAAgcataccacacctcggacactggcgatcaaatatatgaaagaggcacgttcctagcacacagtctaagctcgtgtaggtgaacgcgtactatgcttgtatgagtgaaatatgacaggtcgactggtcacgtttttgacaggcggtaactgtgaggtaaccgagatggggtgggcgacactttcagcggggagcgggaatggccatattgtacgatagtactctttattatactgtgacaaaaGAGTGACATCCCTGTCtcagctagctacgatacgctttcCAAGCGTAAATGACGTTATCAGTACCCATCTATAGGGTAAGTAGCACCATAAGATATGGTAAATTACCACAGAAGGCAAATTTGCCACCATTGGCTTTTATATGATCTTAAAGTTATGTATTTTCATCATAATTCTGTCCTTATATTCCAGTAAACTAGTTCAGTTCTCTTCCATCGAGTTGTGTATTTTCGTTCTGTCCTTGTCCACTTTACTGGTACCAGTCTCTTCAGAGTTTATCACCAAAATTGAGCCGAATCCGTCGATTTGAAATTCATCGTCTTCTAACAATCGCAGAGATGGCGCTGTTGGCAGCGGGATGGTACTGCTGGTGACTTCTTGTAGGGGTATAGAAGGGGGTTTGTCGTCGTTGAGAATTTGAAAATGCGTTCGATGCACCAACACGAGGAACAGCACTTCAAGGACTGTGGACAAaggaaataatttattaattttatataatatttttcttgGGTGTTTGAGAGAGCATCCCGTGCTAGTTGTCTTTGCCGCCCCATGAAGTATCTCCTTTGAGACTTTATTGGCACGTCAGTTTACAATATCCACATTattacacagaccaacccctatagacatctattacaagacgactcgcggtcgccagccttcctagtatttgcactgatataagcgcgggcgctcgccgtgcccgatcagtatcgaccaagtaacagacccgaaagcagcgcgtgtttttcgcactaaaaaattggaaaagggtattttgatgccttaaagatgtccacctgtagtgtgaaatggtgtggaaaggtaacaagaagctcaaatttaaaaacagacggcattacattccacaaataagtcatatttataatttattcagagccggcataggtcaacttacattggccacttacgcgtcagtagagggacagtcatacttctgtcccttttcatctggcgcgactgcccgccgtccttgaaacggccaatcacagcgcgcttaacacattccccgcccgctcctcgcaccccaaacactggtgactcgtatcgcgaacaaaatatacaagattgctactctatagaaGGTTCTCTGTGCATTATTAAAAGcaaatttaaaattgaatcAACAACATAGAAATAGGATGTCAAAGAACAACTGTCAAATATCAAAAGCACGACCAAATCCTGGAAGAATTTCAAGTGACATTCATTAATttgcttttcaaaaaatttAGTCGAAATAAAAATCCCCCGCCGTATCCTCTACAACTTTTTGTATTGAAAAGTCGCATAGGTAATTTATTAAACTTGAGATGGAGTAACCTTTtctcatttttattattaacacgcttttattaggtcgtcgtgtatgtaactatgtaatggaatctgcggaggctaatttaaccatcttccaaggatcgtagcgtaatgaaaattggcagctatatgtagttccgatgacaatacaataatatggtactgttgagctgatctgatgatggagtcggaagatatgaactggaactacatgatggaacatcgtatcatagccgtttttgggtttcttagaaaagtcttgtaatgaactttgactacaattaggtttcaaggtctgatgatgaagccgaaagatatgaactggaactacatgatggaacatcgtatcatagctgtttttgggtttcttagaaaagtcttgtaatgaactttgactacgattaggtttcaaggtctgatgatggagccggaagatatgaactggaactacatgatggaacatcgtatcatagccgtttttgggtttcttagaaaagtcttgtaatgaactttgactacaattaggtttcaaggtctgatgatgaagccgaaagatatgaactggaactacatgatggaacatcgtatcatagctgtttttgggtttcttagaaaagtcttgtaatgaactttgactacgattaggtttcaaggtctgatgatggagccggaagatatgaactggaactacatgatggaacatcgtatcatagccgtttttgggttccttagaaaagtcttgtaatgaactttgactacaattaggtttcaaggtctgatgatgaagccgaaagatatgaactggaactacatgatggaacatcgtatcatagctgtttttgggcttcttagaaaagtcttgtaatgaactatgactacgattaggtttcaaggcctgatgatggtgccggaagataagaacagaaaaaggggggggggggctcgaggggcggaagcatgaaagaaagatcaacgtagtatttagaataagttgggttagcgttttcttctgacctttaagagcaaacaaagggggctcgggggcgaagcccccgcatgaaagaaagatcaacgtagtatttaagatcagttgggttagcgttttcttgtgacctttaagagcaaacaaagggggctcgggggctaagccccccgcatgaaagaaagatcaacgtagtatttaagatcagttgggttagcgttttcttgtgacacttcatagcaaacaaaggggggctcggggggcgaagccccccgcataaaagaaagatcaacgttgtatttaaaataagttgggttaaggtttccttgtgacctttaagagcaaacagcaaacaaaggggggctctgggggcgaagccccccgcatgaaagaaagatcaacgtagtatttaagataagttgggttagcgttttcttgtgacctttaagagcaaacaaaggggggctcggggggcgaagcccccgcatgaaagaaagatcaacgtagtatttaagataagttgggttagcgttttcttgtgacctttaagagcaaacaaaggggggcttagATAATATTTCGAGTACTCTATGTACTTATACTGTACTTATAGAAGAATGCATTTATTTCGATAAGATGGCTAGTCATAGGATTAACAATACCTActgtatatttaatttatagttttatgtaatttttatatttaattcatacttttatgtattttttacacATGAAGTTTTGTATAGGTACGTAAAAAATATATCtgagaacaaaaaaaaactcataacttgttttatttttaattataatatcgcTATTTCCCAACCCTCTTACATAAATTGACATAAACCAAATAGCATAATACCTAAAGCACAATTGGCAAAAACTAATAGTACTTACCTACCAGGTAGACAAGATACAAGATACAATCTCAATTGGGTAACCTTATTGAATAAAACTCTATGtcctatattaattttatataacattttaatagtacaaaagagtatatatataattttatttcgacCATACAAATCACTAGCCTTTATTCATACAAActtcataatttatttacacACCAAATGTCAGGACTAatttttcagaattttaaataaataaacttattaCAACATTTAgatattataaaaatagcttatttcagtatttttttacatcCAATCATATAATATCATTAGTAAGTTTAGTAACTGGactaaataaatgcaaaactcGATTATCAATTTAAGtactaaaaaaatcacattccattttttttatttgtctcCAACCCTAAACAAAAAGTAAAATAGTAAAGCCAGATAATATGTTTCTAAGATTTTCACAAGTATTTTACAagtctcatttataatatttagtacatacctacatattctATACTCTAAAGGACGGAACACTTTGGCCACACACGACCACCGATCGGATTGTCAATTTAGCGgctaaaacaaaaaaacctaAACAAATCCTTTCATCTTTCTCGCACTTCTTTCATTCACCAATCGACCGACAGGGACGCAGATGTGTACCTCTCctgatttaaacttttatgtaactaattttttttctcattgcTGAATTCCTGTAGAGGAACATGGTCGAATGATTTGTCTTCTTTAAGCTTCTTGTGAGTAAGGTGAACTAGTACGAGGAACAGCGCGTGAAGgactgaaaataaaatatcaataagtatataaattaaCTCTCAACAATCCCTCAAAGGCGCTGACGAAACAAAGCAAGTGTGAAATGCGGGAATGAATCATCCACATCACGATTACAACTAAACCAACACTATTGCCATTTCGTTTTCATTGGATTAAGTGGTATCCGGCATCCCAGGGCCCAGGGTCCCCTAAGGTACTATACGCATCATATTCATATCAATGTTATATTCTTTCCCATGCCTTACAAGGAGGCTTTCACGTGACGGTTCAGCTGGAATACCAGTGATACTACTTCTGTCACTCGCCAGATCCAAACCACCAAAAGCTATCTGCACTCTCCTGGGTCGGTCTACCGTCCCATCTAAAAAGTATTGCAGACAAGTACTTGACTTTAACCAAACTGGTATATCAATGAAACTACATCTAAAGAGACTATTTAGTTTCTTACCACATCCAAACAGGAGCCAGAGTCCCTGGGCTATTCTGAACTCGACATCTGCCCCCAGGTCTGTATACCGATGTAGACCTAGTTGTTCGCTGTCACAGCTGAGTAATATCGCAGACACTAGGGTCGCTAACGCCGTGATACCCACTCCGTACAAGAAGTAGGCTTTCACCTGCCTTGGTTTACGCtgaaaaaacaaaagaaataaataatgcaTGCAAGTGTAGCATTAACACATTCACCCGTTTCTACCACCATAAGACAATCCAAAATATCTAAGTTCCAATACATCCTCAGTTAGTGcctattgtttttaagttcTGTGGCAATTATCCGAATCCGACTCAGAATCATTTGTTTTTTCGCTACAAAATAACTTACTGATAAGTAATTACAACATCCGATATCTTTCTGATTAAATTATAGACTTGCATAATAATTTTTTCATGAACATTTTCTGATATTTTCACATGAGGATGTTCTATATCTTTCACAAGTTGATATCAATCTTATATTGATAGAATataccagaccctttagcacaacttgccatGTCTcgtgcgagtccatacatcaagcgcgactccAAGTATGGAACTatagactcgcgcgcgacaaggccagttgtgctagagggtcagTTAAATTACTCACTTGACATATTCCATTGCACAGCAGAATGGAGAAAATAAAGTTGAAAAGCACAACGAATGGCACTATGACGTATAGGAACACCTCAGGAATCCAACCTCGGTAGAAGTGACTACCTGTAGAGTAAAAACGAAGTTACTGGCGATCCCTTCAAAATTGGATatctaccagtggcggctggtgaaaatttctgctaggtaacactgagcaaaaggaaacctaccttaatattaggtactttactagtaatcaattttaggcaaacctgtgggaatcggcttgtatgtgGGATATGAGAAAGAAACAAGTGAGTACTGAGATGACAAatgatagaggagaatggaagaggaagacaaggTGTACCGACCCCACACAACGTGGGATAAAGGTAGGAAGAAGAAGTCTTATCGGGAAAATAGGAAACAGGAACATTGTTTGggactggggcccatttctcgattctacaagttacaatttacaagtggttgttaatgtctaatatgacaagttggaaagagacttccgcttctAACTTGTAACTtgcagttttgagaaatgggcccttgTCGTTCTAACTCAGCCAACCAAACGAAGGTAAACAATATTtacacaataggctagtttcctactagtcaaatcagctcctttttaagaactgtcaaaacgatttgctaatatggaattactatgaaatactgaagaGTGActtcacggtcaattcatttactttatatctttctctttgacttattaaatataaattatgtttaaacataaatagtgtccatgtttttcttttaattatgtggtgttttatttcgtgcactgcataaaataatttatttttattataggaaactagccaatTCTGTTTCTATCTTCTTACTCGTATGATAATACATACGAGTAAAGTACACAATCCAGAAAAATCTCACAGGACATAATACTCACCGAATAAATTACTGAATGTCAATGATCTTGGGTCTGCCATGGCCAATACCATGAACCATATGAAGGCATATCGCACCAAGAGCAACAAATTAACGATCTGTAAAATAAACATATCATTTAACCTTTTGAATGCTAAGCTAAACTATCGCTAAAATATCGTCAATAAGGAACCTTTTCTTACTCGataaaagtttacaaataaattttggaatatgtacaagtacctacatagacgaggctccaaggggatgttcgtttgcaaaaatagcgcacctcattctgacttcagatatatattgtatagatccCAGACATCCTATAAACAGATGTTGCcaaccagtggcccgtttctcgaaaggtacaagccttgtattacaagtgcgcgaactgtcaaatcgtatgggttgtcatggaaacacacttgtaatacaaggcttgtacctttcgagaaatgggccccaggacGAGGACGGAGGAggttatatttataaatacctatgtGTGGTGTCTGTCAAAGAAACTTTTACACTTTCAAATAACGTATTCATACGCTTCCTGGCATCTGCGAACTTTGCATTTGtgtatattatgaaataaatcgTCGTATACTATTAAAATCCCTAAAAATTGCAATTAGGTACGAATAACGTAATCTACAGTAGGCATATGTCCGGTGCCTAAATGTAAGCGGCCTTGGATTTCGCTCAATGGCGCAAAAAAGTTCAAGATCAGGTTCAGTTGATAATGTTTATCTGAAACGAGTATGTGTGCACAGCTGGAGAATGCAATCGtatattt includes these proteins:
- the LOC125235335 gene encoding uncharacterized protein LOC125235335, with the protein product MCYKGKLLHCIPIELVCLTLGIFNAIVNLLLLVRYAFIWFMVLAMADPRSLTFSNLFGSHFYRGWIPEVFLYVIVPFVVLFNFIFSILLCNGICQRKPRQVKAYFLYGVGITALATLVSAILLSCDSEQLGLHRYTDLGADVEFRIAQGLWLLFGCVLHALFLVLVHLTHKKLKEDKSFDHVPLQEFSNEKKN